Genomic DNA from uncultured Erythrobacter sp.:
CGACGGTGCATTGAAGGAAGCGGGCAAGGGGCTCGAAGACATTCTTTGGCGAGTTGTGTGCGCGGGCGAGGCGCTACCTGAAGCGGAGAAGGGCCTTGGCTGGCCCGCGCGCAGCGGCAAGCTGGTGCTGAAACTGGCGCTCGAACGGGTTGCCGAATTCTACCGCATCAGGTGAAACGAGTTGGAGACCTGTCAACTTCGCAAAATCGCCCTCAAACCCAGCGTTTCTGCGGGATTGAGGGCGAATTTGCAGGGTGACACGGTGTCAATTGTGTCAACTCTGCTGGGGTGCGTCGTACAATTCTCAGCTGCCGTAGAAGAACCGCTCTTCGACGATTTTGTCGTCCTTCACAGTGTAGACCCCGACTTCGGCCATCTGCGAGCGCTCGCCATCCATCGTGACGTCCATGGTGTATTTCACCGCGAACTGGTCGCCGAACACATACGGTCCTTCCGTGGTGGTATCGTGCATTTCGGCATTGGCTTCCCACCAGGCATGCTTTCCGAGCAGTGCTTCGCGGCCTTCCACGCGGGCCATTGGGCTGTCCTGCTGTGGTTCGAGGCTCACGATGTCGTTGGACCAATAGGATTGGTAAGCCTCGGCATTGTCCTCGGCGACGGCGGCGGTGAATTCCTTGGCTACTTGTTCAACCGACATGGCAGTTCTCCTTCTCAGATGGCGAAAGGATGTCGCGCCAATGTGGCATTATCGCGACCAACTGCTCGGAGTTCGGCATGCGTGTTCTGCATCTGGAACGACCCGGCGCAATCTGGCAGACAGTCAGACATGACTTCGACGACCCTGCGCTACGGCCTGCTTTATGGCGGTGCGATCGCTCTGATCGCGGCGCTGCTTCAATGGGTCGAATATCGCTATCAAGTGATGCAGATGCCGGGCGAGGTCTATGCAGCGATCATCGCAGTGATTTTCATCGGAATCGGCATCTGGGTTGGGCTGCGACTCACCCCCGGCGCCGCGCAAACCGAATTCGAGCCGAACGACAAGGCGATCGCATCACTGGGATTGACCCCGCGCGAACTCGAAATCCTTGGCTATCTCGCGAAAGGTGCAAGCAACAAGGAAATCGCCCGGTCACTTGGCGTCTCTCCCAACACGATCAAGACGCACATCGCCAATCTTTACATGAAGTTGGATGTAACTGGTCGAGGCAAGGCGGTTGAGGCGGCGCGCTCTCTCGCGGTCATTCCTTGAGGTCATCCATTGGGGCGAAATCGCCCAACTCACCCATCTGGGTGATAGGATTGCAGCTGGGTATGAGGAACGGATTGGGCGTCCAACAACAGGGAGACAACCAATGCTGCGTTATTCACTGATCTTCGGTTCGGTCATTGGCGTCGTCGTAATCGCTTTTATGATCGTTGTGATGCTGGCGATGGGAACGGATGACCCCGGCGTTTCTGAACTGATGGGCTACGCCGTCATGCTGGCGGTGCTGTCGCTGGTGTTTATCGGCATCAAACGGTTTCGCGACGTCGAACATGGCGGCGTGATCAAGTTCACGCAGGCTGCCGGGGTCGGCATCGGCATCGCGGTGGTCGCAGGGTTTTTCTACACAATCAGCTGGGAGGTTTACCTCCACCTCTCCGATTTCGCGTTCATCGATGCCTATGCCGAAGGTCTTAAGTCAGCGGTTATTGCTGAAGGCCTGAGCGCGGATGAACAGGCGGCAAAGCTGGCTGAGATCGACGCGAGCATGGCGAATTATGCGAATCCACTGGTCCGCGTCCCGATCACCTTTATCGAGATATTCCCTGTGGGGCTGTTGGTCGCGCTGATCTCGGCATTCGTCCTGAAGAACCCCAAGGTGCTGCCAGCGCGTGCGAGCGCCTGAAACCGGGAGCTATGCCTCCAACGCCGCCCGGACTGACGCGTGCAGTTCGGGCAGAACGTCGCTTTCGAACCAGGGGTTCTTTGCCGCCCAAAGCCGCACGCGCCAAGCAGGGTGAGGTAGCGGAAGAAACGGCGCGAACTCAGATCCCCGGCGGACTCGTTCGGTCATGGATAGCTTCTTGGTATCAGGCAGATAGGCGGTTTGGGCGTATGCACCTACAAGCAGCGTCAAGCAGTCGTCGGGCAGCATGTCCAGGATGCGTTGGTGCCATGCTGGTGCGCATTCCTTGCGGGGCGGGGCATCTCCGCCGCTGGCTTTGCCGGGATAGCAAAATCCCATCGGCATCAGAGCGACATTGTCGGGGTCGTAGAAAGCAGGTTTGTCGAGCCCCAGCCATTCGCGCAGCCGTTCGCCGCTGTCATCGTCCCACGGCACTCCGCTGGCATGGACCTTGGTACCCGGAGCCTGGCCGATGATCAGGATGCGCGACTTTGGCGAGAACTGGACGACGGGGCGAGGGCCGAGCGGAAGGTGCTCGGCGCAGATTGTGCAGGCCTGGATTTCGGCGTGCAGCTGTGCAGTCCGTTCGTTCATCCTTCAACCCTTTCTGCTAACTCGAGCCAGCGCTCTTCGGCTGCATCCTTTTCGGCGCGCGCGTTCTCGATCCCCTTGGATATGGTTGCGAAACGTTGCGGGTCCGAAACGAATAGATCGGGATCGCACAGAATGGTTTCACCCTTGGTGATCGCCGCCTCAAGCTCCTCGATCCGCGCCGGGAGGATCTCGTAATCCCGCTGGTCTTTGAAAGAGAGTTTGGTCGACGGCGGTGGAGGAGGGGGCGGAGCAGCCTGCTTTGGCGTGGCCGCTTGCTTCGACTTGCCAACCACCGGCTTGCGCCGTTTGGCTTCCCAGTCTTCATACCCGCCAGCAACGATGTCGACCTTGCCCGACCCATCGAGGCCCAGCGTCACCGTCACAGTTTTGTCGAGAAAATCACGGTCGTGGCTGACGATCAGAACAGTGCCATCGAAATCGGCAATCACTTCTTGCAGCAGGTCGAGTGTTTCGAGATCCAGATCATTGGTCGGCTCGTCGAGCACCAGCAGGTTCGCTGTTCGCGCAAATTCCCGGGCGAGCAACAACCGCGAGCGCTCTCCGCCCGACAGGATACCGACCTTGGTATCCACTATCTTGGGATCGAACAGGAATTCCTTGAGGTACGCCTGAACATGTTTGCGATTGCCGCGAACATCGATCCAGTCACCGCCTTCCGCGAGAATATCACGCACAGTAGCATTCGGCTCAAGCAGCTTGCGCTGTTGGTCGATCATCACACCCGACAGGGTTCGCGCATGCGTAATTGTGCCGCTATCGGGCTCCAGCTCACCAGTCAGCATTTTGAGCAAGGTCGTCTTACCCGCCCCATTCGCGCCGACGATCCCGATCCGGTCGCCGTTCTGGATGCGCAGGCTGAACGGCTTGATTACTGCCCGGCCATCATAGGTCTTGGTGATGTTTTCGGCTACGATGACGGACTTCGATTTGAACTCGTCGTCATTCGCAAGCTTGAGCTTCGCTGTCCCGCTGTCGGAGATCATCGCTGCTCGCGCTGCGCGCATCTGGAACAGCTTTTCGAGCCGGCCCTGATTGCGTTTGCGCCGCGCGGTTACGCCACGTTCCAGCCAGTGCGCTTCGATCTTCAGCTTGGCATCGAGTTTCTCTGCCGCACGCGCTTCCTCGGCATAGACCTGCTCTTCCCACGCTTCATAGCCGCCGAAGCCGACTTCCTTGCGTCGCAACGTTCCACGGTCGAGCCACAATGTCGCGCGGGTGAGGCGTTTCAGGAACGTCCGGTCGTGGCTGATTGTGATGAACGCGCCCTTGTAGCGGCTTAGCCAATCCTCCAGCCAATCGATTGCGGAAAGATCGAGGTGGTTGGTCGGCTCGTCGAGCAACAACAGGTCCGGGTCATGTGCCAGCGCGCGGGCAATCGCGGCGCGGCGTCTCTCTCCGCCGCTAGCGGTTTCGGCGTCGCGCTCCATATCGATACCGAGCTGCCCTGCGATTGCCTCAACTTCGTGCACGGCTGGCGCATCATCGCCTGCAAGCGCGAAATCCATAAGGGTTTCGAACGGCGAGAAGTCAGGTTCCTGTTCCAGGAAGACGATCCGCGTGTTCGGCTTCACCCGCCGCATGCCGAGATCCGCTTCGATCCGGTCATCGATCATTTTCAGCAATGTCGTCTTGCCCACCCCGTTGCGCCCGATCAGCGCCAGCCTGTCTCCGGGCAGAACATGCAGGTCGATAGGTTCGACATCCGGGCCGCCGAACAGCCAGCGGCCGCCTTGTTGCAGGCCGAGGCCTTCCCAGGAAAGAATTGGAGGTTGTGCCATTGCCAGCGCCAAGTAGGGTCTTGCGATACGCCGGGCAAGCCGGTTCAGTGCTGCGAAAGTCCACCCGCTGCATTGCGAACCAAAAGGGAGGTCAAAACCCATGATCCGTTACATCGCCACCGCCGCTGCCGCGAGCGCGCTCGCCATTCCCGCACATGCTGCGGTCGTCGAAATTGAATCCGAAGGTCCGGTGATCGAATTGTCGATCTTCGAAAGCGTCACCGCAGAACCCGACATGGCGACGATCAGTGCAGGTGTGAGTACATCTGCTCCGACAGCTGTCGAAGCGATGCGCCTAAACTCAGTGCAGATGCGGCAAGTGATCGATCAGATCAAAGCGCAAGGCGTCGATGAGAAAGACATTCAGACTACCGGCATCAATCTCAACGCGCGCTACGATTACAATCGCGGGACGCAGCAAAACGAGTTCCGCGGCTACCAGGTGTCCAACCGGGTGAGCGTCAAATTGCGCGAGATCGAGGCGACCGGGCAGGTTCTCGATGCGCTGGTGTCTGCGGGAGCCACTGACCTCAGCGGTCCGAGTTTCTCAATAGAAGACGATGAGACAGCAAAGGACCAAGCGCGTGGGCGCGCCGTTGAAAGAGCGCAGCAACGCGCCACCGCTTATGCCGAGATGCTCGGCTTTGATGAAGTGCGCGTGCTTGAAATCAGCGAAGCGATCCGCAGCAGCGGTCCGGTCATGCAGGTGGCGATGCGAAGTGCGGCGGAGTCCGACATGGCCGCAGCTCCCCCTGTCCAACCGGGCATGGTCAGCACCGGAGTATCGATAACGATTAAGTTCGAGCTGCTCGAAGACGAAGAAGAATGAAAAGTTCACAACACTGAACCGGCGGCAACGTCGCTATTCAGAACTTGTTCAATGCACGAACGCTAGGCATGACAGCATTATGAAACGTATCCGATCATTCTTCGCAGGCATTCTCGCGGCACTGTCGCTTGCAATGCTCGCTGGCGTTCCCGCCTCGGCAGCTGGTTTCGGTCAAGATCAGGGTCGCAGCGATCAGGGCGAAGCGCGCAAGGAAATGCGCGCAGGCAACCAGCTTTCGCTGCGCGAGATTGAGCGGCGCGTGCTCCCGAAAATGCGTGGGAGCGAGTATCTTGGCCCGGCGTACGATTCGACCGCACGCGCCTACCGTCTGAAGTTCATCAAGGACGGCCGCGTCACGTATGTCGATGTCGATGCGCGAACCGGGCGGATTATCAATCGCTCACGCTGATCCGAATTCACACTCAATCGTCAGAACACCGGGGAAATCAGTGAGCGTTCGCACTGCACCTTCCTTGACGCACGCTGCGCAAAAGCGCACGAGTTCTGCGGTTTATACGCCCAAATTTGGCACGCAGCAGATTGGTGGAATATGCGCATCCTGATCGTCGAAGACGAACCCACTCTTGGCCAACAATTGAAATCAACCCTCGAACAGACCGGCTATGCTGTCGATCTGTCGACCGATGGTGAGGATGGCCACTTCCTTGGCAGCACCGAGGAATACGATGCGGTTATCCTCGATCTGGGCCTGCCAGAGATTGACGGGCTGACCGTGCTAGGCATGTGGCGCAAAGAAGGCCGGGACTTTCCTGTGCTTGTACTTACTGCGCGGGACAGTTGGTCAGACAAGGTCGCCGGACTCGATGCCGGGGCTGACGATTACCTCGCCAAACCATTCCAGACCGAAGAGCTGATCGCTCGCCTTCGCGCACTTATTCGCCGTGCGTCGGGTAACACGTCGTCGGAACTGACAGCTGGCCAAGTCCGGCTTGATACCCGTTCGGGCCGCGTGACGCTGAGCGGGGAACCGGTCAAACTCACGGCGCAGGAATACAAGCTGCTCAGCTACCTAATGCACCACAAGGGCAAGGTGGTAAGCCGCACCGAGTTGATCGAGCACATCTACGATCAGGATTTTGATCGCGACTCCAACACGATTGAAGTGTTTGTGACGCGCATCCGCAAGAAACTCGGCGCAGAAGTGATAACGACTATCCGTGGCCTCGGTTACAGCCTCGACGACCCCGAAGACGCTCCAAGAGCCTCCTGACTCCAGAGCGACTTCCGACGCGGTCCCGGTTTCGCCAGCGAGCGAACCTGAAGACGCGCCTGAAGCAACCGACCAAGCGCAGAACGCCGCACCGCAGGCCAGGGGCAGCCTCGCGCGGCGCATGGGCGTTATCGCGGCAGGCTGGATTTTCGTGCTGCTGCTGGGCGGAGGGATCGCGCTCGACAGGGCGCTGTCCAATCAGGTCGAAAACAATTTCGACGAGCAATTACAATACATCCTGACTGCGATGATTGCGTCGGCGGAAATCATGCCGGGCGGCGAAGTGAGCTTTAACCGTGCATTGGGTGATCAGCGCTTTCTGGAGCCAAACAGCGGCCTTTATTACCAGATCAACGGGACGGATTACGAACCGTGGCCATCGCGCAGCCTGTGGGACCGGACGCTGGAACTGCATGCCGTCCAAGGCGACGAGGAGCATTTCGATAGTGAAGCGCACTTCTACAATTCGGACCAATTCGATGGCGAACCACTGCGTATAGTCGAGCGCACCGTAATCCTGCCGGGTAGCGAAACGCGTTGGACATTCGCAGTCGCGAGCGCGACCGAAGAGATCGACACGCAGCTGCAAACGGTCCGTTCGATTCTAGTCTGGAGCTTTGCGGTATTGGGCCTTGGCCTGCTCGTTATGGCGCTGCTGCAGATCCGATACGGACTTTCGCCGCTGCGCCGGGTGCGGGCAGCGATTTCGAAACTTCGCACGACAGGCGAGAACCGCATCACCGAACCACTGCCGACCGAAGTGCAACCTCTTGTCGAAGAACTGAACGGACTGCTCGAACATTCCGAGCGTCAGGCTGAAGAAGCGCGGATGCATGCTGGCAATCTCGCCCATGCGTTGAAGACGCCGCTAACGGTTTTGACCAACGCGGCGACGGCGCGCGATCCTGATCTCAATCAGGCTGTGTTCCGCGAGACACGGACGATGCAGCGCCACGTCGATCACCATTTGGCCCGTGCCCGAGCAGTTGGACGCAGGGCGATCGGTCACGCGCGCACCAATGTCCGTCAGAGCGCAGAAGCTGTGCGCCGGGCGGTTGAACGACTCTATCCCAATGGCCGGCTGGACATCGCGGGCAGCAAGGACGCGCTGGTTACAATCGAGCGGCAGGACCTGGATGAAATTCTCGGCAATCTGATCGAAAACGCCGCCAAATATGGTGGTGGCAGCGTGTTCGTTACCGTCGACAATGAACCCGATTCCGAGAAATGCCTGATCTGGGTCGAGGATGACGGCATGGGCATCCCGGAAGAAGAACGTGAGCGCATCTTCGATCGCGGAGCGCGGCTGGACACTGGCAAGCCCGGCACAGGACTTGGCCTCGCAATCGTGCGTGATGTGGCGGAGATTTACGGTGGAAGCGTCTCGATTGGCGAAAGCGAAGACCTTGGCGGATTGCTGATCGAACTGGCTCTGCCGCGCGCCGAAAGCAGTGGTGAAAAAGAAAAATAGCGCCCCGGCGAAGGGTCTGGGCATCGTCCCGCGTTAGAGGGGCAATCGAGCGATCGATCACCACACGCAAACGGGGCCATTTGCGCGGAAATAATGACTGGCAGCGGCGAGCTACAATCCGACCGCCCAAACGAAGAGGCACAGCTTGTCGCGCGGATCGCCGCGCGAGATGAGCACGCCTTTCGTACAGCAATCGAAGCACACGCCTCGCTGATGCACCGGATTGCCTACCGGATGATGGGCGACGCTCACGAAGCCGAGGATATTGCGCAGGAAGCCATGCTGAGACTGTGGGATCATGCACCGCGCCTCGACAAGCGCGCTGGCGTCAAGATCGCGCCGTGGCTGAAGCGTGTCACGATAAACCTAGCGATTGATCGCCTTCGAATTGCCAAACGTAATTCGGACAGCGAGGTCCCTGATCGTGCAGACGAAACACCGCTCGCCGATACGCAGATCGAGGAAAAACAGGAAGGCGCTGCTGCACGCGCTCTCATCGCAGCGCTGCCCGACCGACAGCGAGCAGCGATTGTGCTGACCTATTACGAAGAGCTGCCCAATATCGAAGCAGCGGCTGCGCTCGATATGAACATCAAGGCATTCGAATCTCTGCTGCACCGCGCCCGCGCGGCGTTGAAGAAGGCTTTTGCCAAGCAGGAATCGAACGGAGGAGCGGCATGACCGACGAAACGCCAATCACTCCCGATAGTCCGCTTGGCCGCTTGTTGACGGCTGACAAAGCGCCCTCGCTGCCAAGTGGCTTCGCCGACCGGGTGCTTGCAGGAACAAAGGACCGTCCGGACCCTTTGCCGGAAACCCGCTCAGGCGTCGGACGCACAAACCGCTGGCAGTCAGCGCGGCGCCTGGTGATTGGAGCG
This window encodes:
- a CDS encoding nuclear transport factor 2 family protein, producing the protein MSVEQVAKEFTAAVAEDNAEAYQSYWSNDIVSLEPQQDSPMARVEGREALLGKHAWWEANAEMHDTTTEGPYVFGDQFAVKYTMDVTMDGERSQMAEVGVYTVKDDKIVEERFFYGS
- a CDS encoding helix-turn-helix transcriptional regulator produces the protein MTSTTLRYGLLYGGAIALIAALLQWVEYRYQVMQMPGEVYAAIIAVIFIGIGIWVGLRLTPGAAQTEFEPNDKAIASLGLTPRELEILGYLAKGASNKEIARSLGVSPNTIKTHIANLYMKLDVTGRGKAVEAARSLAVIP
- a CDS encoding DUF4199 domain-containing protein — its product is MLRYSLIFGSVIGVVVIAFMIVVMLAMGTDDPGVSELMGYAVMLAVLSLVFIGIKRFRDVEHGGVIKFTQAAGVGIGIAVVAGFFYTISWEVYLHLSDFAFIDAYAEGLKSAVIAEGLSADEQAAKLAEIDASMANYANPLVRVPITFIEIFPVGLLVALISAFVLKNPKVLPARASA
- a CDS encoding uracil-DNA glycosylase family protein, which translates into the protein MNERTAQLHAEIQACTICAEHLPLGPRPVVQFSPKSRILIIGQAPGTKVHASGVPWDDDSGERLREWLGLDKPAFYDPDNVALMPMGFCYPGKASGGDAPPRKECAPAWHQRILDMLPDDCLTLLVGAYAQTAYLPDTKKLSMTERVRRGSEFAPFLPLPHPAWRVRLWAAKNPWFESDVLPELHASVRAALEA
- a CDS encoding ABC-F family ATP-binding cassette domain-containing protein, with the translated sequence MAQPPILSWEGLGLQQGGRWLFGGPDVEPIDLHVLPGDRLALIGRNGVGKTTLLKMIDDRIEADLGMRRVKPNTRIVFLEQEPDFSPFETLMDFALAGDDAPAVHEVEAIAGQLGIDMERDAETASGGERRRAAIARALAHDPDLLLLDEPTNHLDLSAIDWLEDWLSRYKGAFITISHDRTFLKRLTRATLWLDRGTLRRKEVGFGGYEAWEEQVYAEEARAAEKLDAKLKIEAHWLERGVTARRKRNQGRLEKLFQMRAARAAMISDSGTAKLKLANDDEFKSKSVIVAENITKTYDGRAVIKPFSLRIQNGDRIGIVGANGAGKTTLLKMLTGELEPDSGTITHARTLSGVMIDQQRKLLEPNATVRDILAEGGDWIDVRGNRKHVQAYLKEFLFDPKIVDTKVGILSGGERSRLLLAREFARTANLLVLDEPTNDLDLETLDLLQEVIADFDGTVLIVSHDRDFLDKTVTVTLGLDGSGKVDIVAGGYEDWEAKRRKPVVGKSKQAATPKQAAPPPPPPPSTKLSFKDQRDYEILPARIEELEAAITKGETILCDPDLFVSDPQRFATISKGIENARAEKDAAEERWLELAERVEG
- a CDS encoding SIMPL domain-containing protein; protein product: MIRYIATAAAASALAIPAHAAVVEIESEGPVIELSIFESVTAEPDMATISAGVSTSAPTAVEAMRLNSVQMRQVIDQIKAQGVDEKDIQTTGINLNARYDYNRGTQQNEFRGYQVSNRVSVKLREIEATGQVLDALVSAGATDLSGPSFSIEDDETAKDQARGRAVERAQQRATAYAEMLGFDEVRVLEISEAIRSSGPVMQVAMRSAAESDMAAAPPVQPGMVSTGVSITIKFELLEDEEE
- a CDS encoding PepSY domain-containing protein encodes the protein MKRIRSFFAGILAALSLAMLAGVPASAAGFGQDQGRSDQGEARKEMRAGNQLSLREIERRVLPKMRGSEYLGPAYDSTARAYRLKFIKDGRVTYVDVDARTGRIINRSR
- a CDS encoding response regulator transcription factor → MRILIVEDEPTLGQQLKSTLEQTGYAVDLSTDGEDGHFLGSTEEYDAVILDLGLPEIDGLTVLGMWRKEGRDFPVLVLTARDSWSDKVAGLDAGADDYLAKPFQTEELIARLRALIRRASGNTSSELTAGQVRLDTRSGRVTLSGEPVKLTAQEYKLLSYLMHHKGKVVSRTELIEHIYDQDFDRDSNTIEVFVTRIRKKLGAEVITTIRGLGYSLDDPEDAPRAS
- a CDS encoding HAMP domain-containing sensor histidine kinase; amino-acid sequence: MGVIAAGWIFVLLLGGGIALDRALSNQVENNFDEQLQYILTAMIASAEIMPGGEVSFNRALGDQRFLEPNSGLYYQINGTDYEPWPSRSLWDRTLELHAVQGDEEHFDSEAHFYNSDQFDGEPLRIVERTVILPGSETRWTFAVASATEEIDTQLQTVRSILVWSFAVLGLGLLVMALLQIRYGLSPLRRVRAAISKLRTTGENRITEPLPTEVQPLVEELNGLLEHSERQAEEARMHAGNLAHALKTPLTVLTNAATARDPDLNQAVFRETRTMQRHVDHHLARARAVGRRAIGHARTNVRQSAEAVRRAVERLYPNGRLDIAGSKDALVTIERQDLDEILGNLIENAAKYGGGSVFVTVDNEPDSEKCLIWVEDDGMGIPEEERERIFDRGARLDTGKPGTGLGLAIVRDVAEIYGGSVSIGESEDLGGLLIELALPRAESSGEKEK
- a CDS encoding sigma-70 family RNA polymerase sigma factor, with the translated sequence MTGSGELQSDRPNEEAQLVARIAARDEHAFRTAIEAHASLMHRIAYRMMGDAHEAEDIAQEAMLRLWDHAPRLDKRAGVKIAPWLKRVTINLAIDRLRIAKRNSDSEVPDRADETPLADTQIEEKQEGAAARALIAALPDRQRAAIVLTYYEELPNIEAAAALDMNIKAFESLLHRARAALKKAFAKQESNGGAA